The nucleotide window GATAAAGCAGGAAATCTTTCTCGTCCTGCCGAACCTGCAGGCTCAGCCTGACCAGTTCCACTCCCAGGGTGCCCTGTCGCTCGTAGGTATGATAATTGCGGTATTCATTATTGATTTTGCCGAAATTCCAGACAAAACCGGCTGTCAGCATGAGCATTGACAAAATGGTCAATCCCGCCAGCAGGAAGATACGTCTGGAAATTGTGAATTTTCTAAAAAAATTGTCTGTCAGTGAGAAAAACCGGTAAAACATTTCCAATTCCTGAAGTGTTTATGTTGCAATGCAATATATTATAATATCTAAAAATAACAGTAAGTTATCGAAGAAAACAGAAAGATTTTATGCATGACTTTCTGCACTGAAAAACTTAACAGATTGTCAATTTCAGGATGAAGTTTTTGTGACAAAAACCTAATAACCCTTTTGCCCGTTACCGCTTTTCCGCCATCACCGGCCCAACTTTGCCTCAATTACTTAAGAACAACTCTTAAAAGCATATTTTCCCTTGAGAATTCTATGTTTTTGGTGCAGAAAACGGCGAGTATCCCCTCGCAAGCACTCCCGGTGCCCGGCCACACGGGCCCTGAACGCTTGCCACACTGGTCTTATAAATAAAGGAGAACAATCGTGGCATCTGTTGGTCAAGACAGCCTGAATACCCGCCGCACACTGGATGTGAACGGCAAGGAATATGACTATTTTTCACTCCCCGTCGCGTCCGAAAAGCTGGGTGACGTTTCCCGTCTTCCCTACACGCTGAAAGTGCTGCTGGAAAACCTGCTGCGCTATGAAGACGGTGTAACAGTCACGACCGACGATGTTCAGGCCATTGTCGACTGGCAGAAAAATCGCGGCAAGGACAGCCGGGAAATCCAGTATCGTCCTGCCCGCGTTCTCATGCAGGACTTCACCGGCGTACCCGCCGTTGTAGACCTCGCCGCCATGCGCAACGCCATGGTTGACCTGGGCGGCGATCCGCAGAAAATTAACCCGCTGAGCCCCGTTGATCTGGTTATCGACCACTCCGTGATGGTGGACAAGGCCGGCACCCCGACCGCGTTTAAGGAAAATGTGGACCTGGAAATGGAGCGTAACGCCGAACGTTACCAGTTCCTGAAATGGGGTCAGAACAGCTTCGACAATTTCTCCGCCGTTCCGCCGGGAACAGGTATCTGTCACCAGGTAAACCTGGAATATATTGCCAAGACCGTCTGGACTGCTGACGTGGACGGCCGCACCGTTGCCTACCCTGACACCTGTGTCGGCACCGACAGCCACACCACCATGATCAACGGCCTCGCCGTTCTCGGTTGGGGCGTGGGCGGCATCGAGGCCGAAGCTGCCATGCTCGGCCAGCCAGTGTCCATGCTGATCCCCGAAGTTGTCGGTTTCAAGCTGACCGGTGAAATGATGGAAGGCATCACCGCCACCGACCTGGTGCTGCGGGTTGTGGAGATGCTGCGTGAACTGGGTGTTGTCGGCAAGTTCGTTGAATTTTATGGCGACGGCCTTGATCACCTGACCCTGGCCGACCAGGCCACCATCGCCAACATGGCGCCGGAATACGGCGCCACCTGCGGTTTCTTCCCGGTATCTGCCCAGACCCTTGACTATCTCCGCTTCTCCGGCCGTGGCGAGGAAACTGTCGCCCTGGTTGAAGCTTACGCAAAAGAACAGGGCATGTGGCGCGATGCCAACTCTCCGGAGCCTGTTTACACCACCACCCTGGAACTGGATATCTCCACCGTTGTACCGAACTTGGCCGGACCGAAACGTCCCCAGGACCGTGTCGCCCTGAGTGATGCCGCCACAGGCTTTGATGGCGTTCTCGACAGCTTTGGTAAACTGGCTGAAAAAGGCAAAACCTTTGCCGTAGAAGGTGACGAAAACGGCATCCGCCACGGCGATGTGGTTATCGCCGCCATCACTTCCTGTACCAACACCTCTAACCCGGGCGTGCTGATGGCTGCCGGTCTTGTGGCCAAAAAAGCCCACGAACTGGGCCTGACCAAAAAACCCTGGGTCAAGGCCTCTCTTGCCCCCGGATCACAGGTCGTCACCGACTATCTGGAAAAAGCCGGCCTGCAGTCTCATCTTGATGCCCTCGGCTTCAATCTGGTCGGTTACGGCTGTACAACCTGTATCGGTAACTCCGGTCCGCTGGCAGCGCCAATCTCCAAATCTGTCAATGAAAACGACCTGGTCTGTACTTCTGTTCTGTCCGGAAACCGGAACTTCGAAGGCCGTGTCTCCCAGGATGTGAAAGCCAACTACCTGGCCTCACCGCCGCTGGTGGTCGCTTACGCTATTGCCGGTTCCATGTGCATCGATATCACCAAAGATCCGATCGGACAGGACAAAAACGGCAACGACGTATTCCTGAAAGACGTCTGGCCGAGCAACAAGGAAGTGGCCGACGCCATTGCTTCCTCACTGACCCGCGAAATGTTCATCGAACGTTACAGCGACGTCTTCGCCGGTACGCCGGAATGGCAGGCCATCAAGGTGGCCGAAGGTGAAACCTATGCCTGGGACAAGAACTCCACCTATGTTCAGCATCCGCCCTATTTCAAGGGCATGTCCAGAACCGCTGAAAACAGCTTCAGCGACATAAGGAATGCCCGTCTTCTGGCCCTGCTCGGCGACAGTATCACCACCGACCATATCTCCCCTGCCGGCGCCATCAAGGCCGACAGCCCGGCCGGTAAATATCTGCAGGAGCATGGTGTAAAGCGCGAGGACTTCAATTCTTACGGGTCCCGCCGCGGCAACCATGAAGTGATGATGCGCGGCACCTTCGCCAACATCCGCCTGCGCAACCTGATGGCACCGGGTACCGAGGGCGGCTGGACCACCCATTATCCGTCCGGTGAAGTGACCAGCATCTATGATGCTTCCATGCAGTATCAGGCGGACGGTGTGCCGCTGGTCGTGGTTGGCGGCAAGGAATATGGCACCGGCTCCAGCCGTGACTGGGCCGCCAAAGGCACCAACCTGCTCGGTGTGAAGGCCGTGATCGTAGAAAGCTTCGAGCGTATTCACCGTTCCAACCTGGTCGGCATGGGTGTTCTGCCGCTGCAGTTCAAGGATGGCGACACTCGCGAAACCCTGGGCCTGACCGGCACGGAAAGCTTCGACATCACCGGCATTGCCGACGGTATTACACCGCGCCAGGATGTGGATGTGAAGATCACTTATGCCGACGGCAGCACCAAGAATATCAAGGTGCTGTGCCGGATCGACACCGTCAACGAGGTGGAATATTACGCCAATGGCGGCATCCTGCATTATGTGCTGCGCAACCTGGCCAATTCATAAGCCGGATCATCGCAGAGACTATTCAGAAGGCCGGGTTCATCCCGGCCTTTTTTATGTTTATAGGGATATCGACTTATGTTATCTGGACAGCATGAGCACAACACCCGTCCAATATCCATTTCAGGCCCTGGAGGACTGCAGCCGCAATTCGGGCAGCGCCGCCTTCGCCGATACTTTTTCCAGCCTGCTGGAAGAAGTACTCGGTGTCGAGCAATGCCTCCTGTTTGCCCTGCCGGACAATCGGGCCGAAGACTTTGCCGCCCTCGCCTGCCTGCTGTCCTTGAATTTTAACCCGGACAACACGGCGCCCGCCCTGGCCAGCGCCTATCTGCAGGGCAGCCTGCAGAAAGATACCAACCTCACCCTTCTGGAGACTGCTCCCTCCGATCACTGGCAGGTTCTGCCGTTCCGGGAGCTGACTGTCAGCACTTCGAACGCCGGTAATAAATACGACCGGGTTTCGCTGATCCGCCGGGATGGCAGGACATTCTATTATTTTATTCTTTACTGCCGGAATGACGGGGACCAGTCCGGCATAGCCACATCGGGACTGCCGGCCATGGTCGGCTCGATGCTGCTCAGCCATATCCGGCATGCGGATCCCGGCCTGGTCATTGACCCGGTATCTTTCCTGCCAACGCCGTTACGGAACTATTGCGCTACTCTCCTGAAACAGGCTGAAAGTGCAAAGGCCGACAATCTGGTGGGAACGGATGAAAATCCGTTGTGGCAGGATGCCAGCCACAGGCTCGGCATCCGCTCACTGGAAGAGCTGGTCCGACTGTGCCACTAGAAAGTTATTGAGCCTGACCTGCTGCCGCCTGCTCGGGCTGGACCCTCGGTACACCGGAATCTTCCCGATGCGGGGCATCGCCGTCCCGAACGCCGATCAGCACCCGGAAAGCTTCCGCATTGGCCGCCACGACTATGGCCAGCATAAAAAAGGTCAGCAGCGCCGAGGGGACATTCACAATCAGGACGGCCAGAAGGTAATGCATCTCTACCTTAAGCACAATTTCTCTGAGCATCCATGACAATACCCATGCATAGAGGCTGATGGGCAGAAAGGCCCGGAAACTCATCATCCAGAGGGCAAAGGTAAAACCGCTGGTTTTCTGCCACACATGGGTAACTTTCATATTGCGGCGACCAAGCGCTATCCCCACCGAATGGAGCGACAAACGGATCAGGAGCGGAGAGAGCAACGCCATGACAACAAAGGTGCATTTCAGAACCAGTTCATTCAGTTCCTTTTGGGTGAAGGATGATCCGTCGGTCTGATAAAAAACAATTGCCGCCATCGACAACAGAATGGTCGGCACCACCAGAGCCAGTGTAATAACGGCTATTCTCAGGATACCACGGCCAAGTCTGATGAGCGAAAAATTTCCACCCCGGAATCCCTGGGCCACCAGTCTGGTATAGCTGGCATGGGCGGCGCCAAGCAGAAACTGCCGGTACCAGACCAAGGCAAAGGCCGCCGTGATCAGGCTGATCACATAGGTCGTATTGAAAATAATGCCATATTCATTCAGCAGGATTTGTTCCAGTCCCCTGAAGAATATCCACAACACAAAAGGACCGGCTGCCAGCCTGACAAAATGTGACAAATGCGTCAGAAAAAAATTATAGCTCTCGGCGATGGAAGAACCGACCTGAAACACAGCCTTTGTCAATTGCCGTCCCTTATCTGATATTGTTACTCTAAATCACCATAGTGTGATTGGTACTTGATAGTCAAAAAATGTATCTTACAAGCATGAAAAAGCAATTACCAATAGTTATAATTTTATCAGTATTAGGTGTATTCAGCCTGTTTATGTCGCAGGTCAATGCCGAAAAGCTGTCCGTCGTCGAGCTTTTTACCTCGCAGGGCTGCAGTTCCTGTCCACCGGCAGACGATCTTCTGAGAAAACTGAGTCTGGAAGAAAATATACTCGCCCTCAGCTATTCCGTAGATTACTGGAATTACCTGGGCTGGAAGGATATCTTCGCCAGGCCGGAATTCACCAAACGGCAAAAACACTACAGCCGCATTCTCAGCCGGGGCGAGGTCTATACACCGCAAATGATCATCAACGGGCGTAGTGCCGTGGTCGGATCCCGCCAGGATATGGTACAGAAATATATTGATGAACAGGCGGAAAAGCCGGTTATCGGCCCGGAAATTTCCCTGTATCTTCAAGATGATATGATTAACCTGACCGTCAGCAGCGGTTCTGCGGCTGAAGCAACGGGCATCTGGCTGGTCGCCTATGACACGGTCCGGTCGGTAAAAATCAAAAGCGGCGAACTGGCCGGGCAGACCAGGGAATATGTCAATGTGGTCCGTGGCCTGAAACGCATCGGCAGCTGGACCGGGCGCGAAGTGATGTTGTCCCTCGACCCGGCCGAAGCGGCCAGCGAAAAATGCGACAATTACGCCATTCTCGTTCAGCAAAAAGACACCGGCGTGATCCTGTCCGCCGCCCGGATCAGGCTCGAAAAACCCTTATAAATCTTCCCGGAGGAATATTACCCCCCCCCTCAAACTAAAGGGCTCTGCCATTCCGGCAGAGCCCTCTCTTTATGTATATGCAATGCAATATCTTTATGGGGTGTTATTTCGCCAGGCCGAGCTTCATGACATCAGCCAGGCGGGCGGCAAAAGCCACCGGATCTTCCGGGGCTTCGCCTTCCATGATCAGGGCCTGGTCCAGCAACAACAGGGAAGCGTCCTTCAACCGGTCGACGGAATTGTCCCCGGCGGCGATCTTGGCCATGCCCCGGATCAGGTCATGGTCCGGGTTGATTTCCAGCACCCGGGCGGACATGGCGTCCAGTTTGTTATGGGCCTGCAGGATTTTCTGCAGATGCATGTCCATGTCCCCGTCGTCGGCCACAAGGCAGACGGCGCTGTCGGTCAGGCGCTTGGAAGCGCGCACATCCTTGACGGCATTCCCCAGATTGACCTTGAGGGCCGCCACCAGGGCGTCCAGTTCCGGCGTCTCTTTTTTCTCTTCCGCCTCGTCGCCATCCTCTTTCTTTTCGTCCAGATCGGCCGCGCCGCGGGTCACGGACTGCAGCTTTTTACCGTCGAACTCCGGCACCATCTGCAACCAGAAGTCATCCACCGGATCGGACAGTAACAGTACCTCGAGGCCCTTGGATTTGAAGCCTTCGAGCTGCGGCGAGCGGCGCACCCGCGCCGGACTGTCACCGGTGATATAATAGATGGTTTCCTGGCCATCTTTCATGCGCGAGACATAATCGGCAAGGCTGGTCAGGCCGTCGGCGCCAGTACTTTCAAAGCGGGCAAGTTTCAGGAGCTGATCGCGGCGTTCGAAATCCTCATAGATGCCCTCTTTCAGGACAGAGCCGAAATTCTTCCAGAACTCTGCGTAAGCTTCCGGCTCCTTGTCGGCTTTCTTCTCAAGTTCCGACAGGATCTTGTTGGTCACCGCCTTGCGGATCTTGTTCATCACCGGATTATTCTGCAGCATTTCCCGGCTGATATTGAGCGGCAGGTCCTCGCTGTCGACGATGCCGCGCATGAAACGCAGGTAGCCGGGCACCAGATCCTCACAATCGTCAGTGATAAAGACCCGCTTGACATACAGCTTGGTGCGCGGCCGGCGGGCCGGATCAAACAGGTCCATGGGCTGCTGGCCGGGTACAAACATCAGCACGGTATATTCAATCACCCCTTCGGCCCGGTAATGCAGGGCCATCCAGGGATCATCGAAGGCATGGCCGACGTGATGGTAAAATTCCTTATACTGCTCTTCCGTGATCTCGGACTTCGGCCGCACCCAGAGGGCCGTGCCTTCATTGACTTTTTCAGAGCTTTCCTCACCGTCCGTGTCCGTGACCAGGGTGATGGGAATGGCGATATGGTCGGAATAGGTTTTGATGATGGTCTGCAGCCGGTGCGGCTCCAGGAATTCGGATGCATCCTCTTTCAGATGCAGGGTAATGTCGGTTCCGCGCCCCGCCTTGTCAGCCTCGGCAATTTCATATTCGCCAAGCCCGTCCGAAACCCAGGACCAGGCCTCACTTTCGCCGGCCCGGCGGCTGTTGACCACTACTTTGTCCGCCACCATAAAGACGGAATAGAAGCCGACGCCGAACTGGCCGATCAGATTGACATCTTTGGATTTGTCGCCGGACAGCTGTTCCATAAAGGCGGAGGTGCCGGACCGGGCAATGGTGCCCAGATGGGACATCAGATCGTCCCGGTTCATGCCGACACCATTGTCGGAAACGGTCAGGGTCCGGGCCGCCTTGTCCGTCTTCACGGTAATACTTAAATCCGCATCCTCTTCCAGAAGATCCTTGTTGGTCTGGGCTTCGTAACGCACCTTGTCACAGGCGTCGGAGGCATTTGAAATCAGTTCCCGCAGAAAAATTTCACGGTCTGAATAAACCGAATGAACCATCATATGCAGAAGTCTGGAGACTTCCGCCTGGAAACCGTGCTTTTCGGTCTTCGGTGCCTTGTCCTCGGTTTTGGTGGTCATTTTATTCTTCCCTCACTTAATATCTGAATACGCGTGGTTCAGATATGGAAAAACAGGCGGGAATTTCAACCCCTGAGCCCACACAAATCCCGGTCTGCGCGCCTAGCTGCGCTGTTGAAGCCGGCCGCCAAGACCGTCAAACAGGTTATCCATCCGGAACTGCCAGTCGACAAGCGAACTGTTCTCGTCAACAAGCCGGGCGCGGGACGTCCCCCTGGCCCACTGGAAAATTCCATACAGGATGTAATCGCAATAGGTGGGAGAGGAACCGCCAAAATAATCATATTCCTTCAGGGTCTGCTCATAGGGCCAGAGGTTGGCTGCGAACAGGTTCAGATTCTCTTCCCGGTGCTCTTCCATTTCCTCCAGCGCCTTGCCGAGGCGTTTTTCGCGGCTCCGGCGGAAATAAATCTGGTCTTCCTCTTCAAGCATTTCGAAGATTTCCCCGACAATGGCCTTAAAAAGAGGCATCACCAGATGATTGAAACTCGACATGTTGAAATGCCGGGCCTGAACCCTGCCCACCTCGCCGCCGAACAGGCTCGGCCGCTCGGGATAGGTTTCCTCCAGATAGCAGGCGATATGCCAGCTGTCGGTAATCACCTCGTCACCGTCCACCAGGACCGGCACGGTGCGGGAGTCGGCAAAAGCCAGCTCATCGGCAATCTGGGTAAACCTGAGCGGCACCATCTCCGGCTCGAATCCCTTGTGCGCCAGCGCCATTCTTGTCCGCCAGACATAGGGGCTGAAGCCCTGCGTCGGGTCCTGACCTACCAGTTCATAGAGTTTCATGACCTTCTCCCATTGTTAAACCTCAGGGTTAAACACGGGGAAAACAATATCATGTCGGGAGAAAAAAAGAAGCCAGTTATCGGACTGAAGCAGGGTGTAAGGGGTAGTAAGGGGATGTTCAATCCGGATAACTGGCTCGAGGGGATTTAGCAGTTTCAAGAGTAAGCGCCGAATGGGGCGCGAGTGAGATGGAATCTGGGCAATTTTGGGGCAGTCCTGCCGGGGACGGGCCGGCTGCAGCGACATGGGACTTGCATTCAGCGCCAAAAATGCCCATCCTTCAGGCATGAGTGAACAGACTCCGACAATCATTCCCTTCCAGGACGGCCCGGCCGGTCGCGTACCGGACCAGATCTTTTTCACCATGCAGGAAATGCAGGCCATCCTGAATGTCTACGGCCGAATGGTCGCCGCCGGTGAATGGAAGGATTACGCCATGAACCCGGGCCGGGATGTGGCAAGCTTCGCTTTTTATCGCAACGCCAGTGAACGACCTGTCTACCAGATCGTTAAAAATCCGGCCCTGCGCAACAAGCAGGGCGCCTTTTCCATCCTGTCCGCCCAGGGCAAGGTGTTAAAACGGGGACAGGACCTCATCACTCTTCTGAAATATTTCGACCGCAAACTGATCAAGCTGGTCTAATCCCCACCCCCGACTTTCATCGATTTGTTACCAACAAAAACTATTCAAAATAATATTCGGCAAAATAACATATTCTTGCGATGAAACGGATATTGTCCTTCTTGATTTTACCATTTACAGAAATTATGGCGCGTTAAGAATCGCGAAAATATTAATTTAATTAATTGATATTAAGCCTTTTTTTTGCCTTTTTCTTCGGGCAATTCCTCCCTCAAGGCTATCGACACAGATCATAGACGACCGCATGTTATAGCCGAATAATATTCTAATAATATAAATAAGGACTACCTATGAAGAACTTTCTTTTCGCCCTTGCCGGCGTCGCCGCCCTTTCAACCGCCACAGCTGCTTTTGCTGAAGAAAACAGCTTTGCCGGCCCCTATGTCGGTGTAGAAGTCGGATATAACGACCTTGACTTTGATGCTGGCACAGCAAACGTTGGTGCAAACGGCTTCAATTACGGTCTGTTTGCAGGTTATCGTTATCAGGTAGGCAGCAGCCTGTTGCTCGGCCTGGAAGCCCGTGCGGGTGAATCCACTGCGTCTCTGGGTGACGAAACCGCCTCCATTGATGCCGGGCGCCAACTGGGTGTTGACGCCACAATCGGCACCACACTTGGCACAAACAATAATATTCTCGCCTTTGCGTTTGTCGGTTATGAAAATGCACGCCTGACCGCAAATGTCGGCAACGAGTCAGATGCCGCGGATATGGACGGTATTCGTTTTGGTGCCGGCACAGAATATGCCTTCACCAAAAACCTCAGCGTACGTGCCACTTTAGCTTACACGGATTATGAATCCGATGTCAGCAACATCCAAATTCTGACCGGTTTGGTATATAACTTCTAAGGTCCGGTAACAGGACTTTCCAGTTTCAAATAAGAAACAAGATTTAGAAACAGAAAAGGCCCCGACTGTGGGGCCTTTTTTATGAGTATTATCGCGCCACCGGCCGCCGGGGCGGTTTCAGGATCGTATCGACCCCTTCCAGATCCGGGTCCGTTTCCGGATAATCCAGCGTATAGTGCAGGCCACGGCTTTCCGTGCGCTGCAGGGCCGAGCGGATGATCAGGTTGGCCACCGTCACCAGATTGCGCAGTTCCAGAAGATCCGAGGTTACCCGGAAATAACTGTAATATTCCCTGATCTCCCCGGCCAGCATATCGATCCGGCGGGCGGCCCGTTCCAGCCGGCGGGTGGTGCGCACAATGCCCACATAGTCCCACATGAAATGGCGCAGTTCGTTCCAGTTATGGCTGACCACCACCTCCTCATCCGAGTCGGTCACCCGGGATTCATCCCAGTGTCTGATCGGCTCGGTTTTTGCGATGCTTGCCACCGTGGCCAGGATGTCTTCCGCCGCCGCCTCAGCCATGACCACACATTCCAGCAGGCTGTTGCTGGCCATGCGGTTGGCGCCGTGCAGGCCGGTGTGGGTCACCTCGCCAATGGCATAAAGGTTATTCACATCGGTCCGGCCATGCAGATCGGTCATCACCCCGCCGCAGGTATAATGGGCCGCCGGCACCACCGGAATCGGCTGTTTGGTCAGATCGTAGCCAAGCTTCAGGCAGCGCTGGTAAATAGTCGGGAAATGGCTTTTGACGAATTCCGGATCCTTGTGGGTGATATCCAGGTACACGCAGGCGTCCCCCAGACGCTTCATTTCATGGTCGATGGCCCGGGCGACAATATCACGGGGGGCAAGTTCGGCCCGTTCGTGAAAACGCGGCATAAACCGTTCCCCGTTGGACAGGCGCAGGTAGGCGCCTTCGCCGCGCAGGGCCTCGGTCAGCAGGAAGGTACGGGCTTCCGGGTGATACAGGCAGGTGGGATGAAACTGGTTGAATTCCATATTGGCCACCCGGCAGCCGAAGCGCCAGGCCAGGGCAATACCGTCCCCGGTGGACCCGTCAGGGTTCGAGGTATAAAGATAGACACGGCTGGCCCCGCCGGTGGCCAGCACCGTCATCTTGGCCTGAAAAACATCCACCATCCCCCGTTTGGTATCAAGGACATAGGCACCGATGCATTTTC belongs to Emcibacter sp. and includes:
- the acnA gene encoding aconitate hydratase AcnA, with amino-acid sequence MASVGQDSLNTRRTLDVNGKEYDYFSLPVASEKLGDVSRLPYTLKVLLENLLRYEDGVTVTTDDVQAIVDWQKNRGKDSREIQYRPARVLMQDFTGVPAVVDLAAMRNAMVDLGGDPQKINPLSPVDLVIDHSVMVDKAGTPTAFKENVDLEMERNAERYQFLKWGQNSFDNFSAVPPGTGICHQVNLEYIAKTVWTADVDGRTVAYPDTCVGTDSHTTMINGLAVLGWGVGGIEAEAAMLGQPVSMLIPEVVGFKLTGEMMEGITATDLVLRVVEMLRELGVVGKFVEFYGDGLDHLTLADQATIANMAPEYGATCGFFPVSAQTLDYLRFSGRGEETVALVEAYAKEQGMWRDANSPEPVYTTTLELDISTVVPNLAGPKRPQDRVALSDAATGFDGVLDSFGKLAEKGKTFAVEGDENGIRHGDVVIAAITSCTNTSNPGVLMAAGLVAKKAHELGLTKKPWVKASLAPGSQVVTDYLEKAGLQSHLDALGFNLVGYGCTTCIGNSGPLAAPISKSVNENDLVCTSVLSGNRNFEGRVSQDVKANYLASPPLVVAYAIAGSMCIDITKDPIGQDKNGNDVFLKDVWPSNKEVADAIASSLTREMFIERYSDVFAGTPEWQAIKVAEGETYAWDKNSTYVQHPPYFKGMSRTAENSFSDIRNARLLALLGDSITTDHISPAGAIKADSPAGKYLQEHGVKREDFNSYGSRRGNHEVMMRGTFANIRLRNLMAPGTEGGWTTHYPSGEVTSIYDASMQYQADGVPLVVVGGKEYGTGSSRDWAAKGTNLLGVKAVIVESFERIHRSNLVGMGVLPLQFKDGDTRETLGLTGTESFDITGIADGITPRQDVDVKITYADGSTKNIKVLCRIDTVNEVEYYANGGILHYVLRNLANS
- a CDS encoding DUF1223 domain-containing protein; translation: MSQVNAEKLSVVELFTSQGCSSCPPADDLLRKLSLEENILALSYSVDYWNYLGWKDIFARPEFTKRQKHYSRILSRGEVYTPQMIINGRSAVVGSRQDMVQKYIDEQAEKPVIGPEISLYLQDDMINLTVSSGSAAEATGIWLVAYDTVRSVKIKSGELAGQTREYVNVVRGLKRIGSWTGREVMLSLDPAEAASEKCDNYAILVQQKDTGVILSAARIRLEKPL
- the htpG gene encoding molecular chaperone HtpG, which encodes MTTKTEDKAPKTEKHGFQAEVSRLLHMMVHSVYSDREIFLRELISNASDACDKVRYEAQTNKDLLEEDADLSITVKTDKAARTLTVSDNGVGMNRDDLMSHLGTIARSGTSAFMEQLSGDKSKDVNLIGQFGVGFYSVFMVADKVVVNSRRAGESEAWSWVSDGLGEYEIAEADKAGRGTDITLHLKEDASEFLEPHRLQTIIKTYSDHIAIPITLVTDTDGEESSEKVNEGTALWVRPKSEITEEQYKEFYHHVGHAFDDPWMALHYRAEGVIEYTVLMFVPGQQPMDLFDPARRPRTKLYVKRVFITDDCEDLVPGYLRFMRGIVDSEDLPLNISREMLQNNPVMNKIRKAVTNKILSELEKKADKEPEAYAEFWKNFGSVLKEGIYEDFERRDQLLKLARFESTGADGLTSLADYVSRMKDGQETIYYITGDSPARVRRSPQLEGFKSKGLEVLLLSDPVDDFWLQMVPEFDGKKLQSVTRGAADLDEKKEDGDEAEEKKETPELDALVAALKVNLGNAVKDVRASKRLTDSAVCLVADDGDMDMHLQKILQAHNKLDAMSARVLEINPDHDLIRGMAKIAAGDNSVDRLKDASLLLLDQALIMEGEAPEDPVAFAARLADVMKLGLAK
- a CDS encoding glutathione S-transferase family protein yields the protein MKLYELVGQDPTQGFSPYVWRTRMALAHKGFEPEMVPLRFTQIADELAFADSRTVPVLVDGDEVITDSWHIACYLEETYPERPSLFGGEVGRVQARHFNMSSFNHLVMPLFKAIVGEIFEMLEEEDQIYFRRSREKRLGKALEEMEEHREENLNLFAANLWPYEQTLKEYDYFGGSSPTYCDYILYGIFQWARGTSRARLVDENSSLVDWQFRMDNLFDGLGGRLQQRS
- a CDS encoding DUF2794 domain-containing protein, which produces MGLAFSAKNAHPSGMSEQTPTIIPFQDGPAGRVPDQIFFTMQEMQAILNVYGRMVAAGEWKDYAMNPGRDVASFAFYRNASERPVYQIVKNPALRNKQGAFSILSAQGKVLKRGQDLITLLKYFDRKLIKLV
- a CDS encoding porin family protein: MKNFLFALAGVAALSTATAAFAEENSFAGPYVGVEVGYNDLDFDAGTANVGANGFNYGLFAGYRYQVGSSLLLGLEARAGESTASLGDETASIDAGRQLGVDATIGTTLGTNNNILAFAFVGYENARLTANVGNESDAADMDGIRFGAGTEYAFTKNLSVRATLAYTDYESDVSNIQILTGLVYNF
- the nadB gene encoding L-aspartate oxidase; protein product: MSKKKFEFDVLVIGSGAAGLTLALKVADKAKVAVLSKAALDAGSTSWAQGGIAAVQHDKDTLESHIEDTMVAGAGLCHRDAVSYIVERGPKAINWLVEQGVDFTRRENNGRDTFMEREYHLTQEGGHSHRRVLHAADATGREIQMSLEEQARAHPNISLFENHVAVDLVSDKNADPAQRKCIGAYVLDTKRGMVDVFQAKMTVLATGGASRVYLYTSNPDGSTGDGIALAWRFGCRVANMEFNQFHPTCLYHPEARTFLLTEALRGEGAYLRLSNGERFMPRFHERAELAPRDIVARAIDHEMKRLGDACVYLDITHKDPEFVKSHFPTIYQRCLKLGYDLTKQPIPVVPAAHYTCGGVMTDLHGRTDVNNLYAIGEVTHTGLHGANRMASNSLLECVVMAEAAAEDILATVASIAKTEPIRHWDESRVTDSDEEVVVSHNWNELRHFMWDYVGIVRTTRRLERAARRIDMLAGEIREYYSYFRVTSDLLELRNLVTVANLIIRSALQRTESRGLHYTLDYPETDPDLEGVDTILKPPRRPVAR